Proteins encoded together in one Planctomyces sp. SH-PL14 window:
- a CDS encoding DEAD/DEAH box helicase, whose amino-acid sequence MSGFDQLHPAVQHHIVNSLGWRELRPFQDAVIRPMLDGQHLVVLAPTARGKTEAALFPVLSRMLTEGWTGLSVLYLCPIKALLNNIDGRLRRYCDLLGRRSGLWHGDIKQTTRKWIQREPPDCLLTTPESLEVMLVSRNVDARTLFGQVRVVIIDEIHAFAGDDRGWHLLSVLERISRLAGREIQRVGLSATVGNPETLVDWLAGSCGGTRSVFLPPKGSDSPAEVALDYVGSLQNAAVVISRLHRGEKRLVFVDSRSQAEQLGAALRGLDVATFVTHSSLSPEQRHQSEEAFTSRDDCVIVATSVLELGIDVGNLDRVIQIDSPGTVSSSLQRMGRTGRRAGTTRNCLFLATKEESLIRGAGLIDLWSHGYIEPIVPPPLPYHILSQQLMALALQESGIGRFDWFRWIEGVPGFGQIPATSREKLVEWMLAKEILFDDEGILSLGREGEESYGRRNFLELFSVFMSPPLFSVLHGRQELGYVDETTFLGKQEGPRVLLLAGRSWLVNHIDWQRRIAYVEVTDQKGRSRWKGEGGGLGYQLTQAIKRVLASDTSAEYWSRRAQDQVNATRSRFPWLEVDSTAAVAEADGTMTWWNFAGSRANASLANSLAQMTTSHVEHDSFSLVFEPSVQFTDLQKAFSELQERDVDELRPAVDDRAIEGLKFSECLPLDLACQMLEVRLRDASAVRETLAQSLRSVVSSS is encoded by the coding sequence GTGAGCGGCTTTGATCAACTGCATCCCGCGGTTCAACACCACATCGTCAACAGCCTCGGCTGGCGAGAACTGCGGCCGTTCCAGGATGCCGTGATCCGGCCGATGCTCGATGGTCAGCACCTCGTCGTGCTGGCACCGACCGCGAGGGGGAAGACCGAGGCCGCGCTCTTTCCGGTATTGTCCCGGATGTTGACCGAGGGGTGGACGGGCCTGAGCGTCCTGTATCTTTGTCCCATCAAGGCCCTGCTGAACAACATCGACGGACGCCTGCGGAGGTACTGCGATCTGCTCGGACGCCGGTCGGGCCTGTGGCACGGCGACATCAAGCAGACGACCCGAAAGTGGATCCAGCGGGAACCGCCCGACTGCCTGCTGACGACGCCCGAGTCGCTGGAAGTCATGCTCGTCTCGAGGAATGTCGACGCCCGGACGCTTTTCGGCCAGGTTCGCGTTGTCATCATCGACGAGATCCACGCCTTCGCTGGAGATGACCGGGGCTGGCACCTGCTTTCAGTCCTCGAGCGCATCTCGCGGCTCGCCGGCCGTGAGATTCAGCGGGTCGGACTTTCTGCGACGGTGGGCAATCCCGAGACGCTGGTTGACTGGCTGGCCGGATCGTGCGGTGGAACCCGGTCGGTGTTCCTGCCGCCGAAGGGAAGCGACAGCCCGGCCGAGGTGGCGCTCGACTACGTCGGTTCTCTGCAGAATGCGGCCGTCGTGATCTCGCGCCTGCATCGTGGCGAGAAGCGACTGGTCTTCGTCGACAGTCGCTCACAGGCCGAGCAGCTCGGGGCAGCACTTCGAGGACTGGATGTGGCGACGTTTGTCACACACAGTTCGCTGAGTCCCGAACAACGTCACCAGTCCGAGGAGGCGTTCACGTCACGCGATGACTGTGTCATCGTCGCCACCAGCGTCCTGGAACTCGGAATCGACGTCGGGAATCTCGATCGAGTCATTCAGATCGATTCGCCCGGGACAGTCTCGAGCTCCCTTCAGCGGATGGGGCGGACCGGACGCCGTGCGGGCACCACTCGCAACTGCCTGTTCCTGGCAACCAAAGAGGAGTCGTTAATTCGGGGGGCGGGCCTGATCGATCTCTGGTCACACGGCTATATCGAGCCGATCGTCCCCCCGCCTCTTCCTTACCACATTCTGTCGCAGCAGCTCATGGCCCTGGCGCTGCAGGAATCGGGCATCGGACGATTTGACTGGTTCCGCTGGATCGAGGGTGTCCCGGGCTTTGGGCAGATCCCTGCGACGAGTCGTGAGAAACTCGTCGAATGGATGCTGGCCAAGGAGATCCTGTTTGATGACGAGGGCATCCTGTCGCTCGGGCGAGAGGGTGAAGAGTCTTACGGTCGCCGGAACTTCCTGGAGCTATTCTCGGTCTTCATGTCGCCGCCATTGTTCTCGGTGCTCCACGGACGCCAGGAGCTTGGCTACGTCGATGAGACAACCTTCCTCGGGAAGCAGGAGGGGCCGCGCGTTCTGCTGCTCGCCGGCCGCAGCTGGCTGGTGAATCACATCGACTGGCAGCGGCGAATCGCGTACGTCGAAGTGACAGATCAGAAGGGGCGCAGCCGCTGGAAGGGGGAGGGAGGAGGGCTCGGATATCAACTGACCCAGGCGATCAAGCGTGTCCTCGCGAGCGACACAAGTGCGGAGTACTGGTCACGTCGCGCCCAAGACCAGGTCAATGCCACGCGGTCCCGGTTTCCGTGGCTTGAAGTCGACAGTACGGCGGCAGTTGCCGAGGCCGACGGAACAATGACCTGGTGGAACTTCGCGGGAAGCCGCGCCAACGCGTCATTGGCCAACTCGTTAGCCCAGATGACGACCAGCCACGTCGAACACGACAGCTTTTCGCTGGTCTTTGAGCCATCGGTTCAGTTCACCGACTTGCAGAAAGCGTTTAGCGAGCTTCAAGAAAGAGATGTTGACGAGCTCCGTCCAGCGGTTGACGACCGAGCCATTGAAGGCCTGAAGTTCTCCGAGTGCCTGCCGCTCGATCTTGCATGCCAGATGCTCGAAGTCAGACTTCGGGACGCATCGGCCGTTCGGGAGACACTCGCTCAGAGTCTTCGGTCGGTTGTGTCGTCCTCCTGA
- a CDS encoding alpha/beta hydrolase family protein translates to MLRRVVLVVGFVIAGVLSGDAQETPHPFLAFIREQARALRQEEPRPKTLEEWRTANKVLRDHLSGAWGGFPFERGKVQVQTLGTIDREGYRLERLLLETMPGVWMTAHAYVPKREGRLPAILQVHGHWAGAKQDPHVQARCIGAAKHGFFVLAVDAFGAGERGLKPALGEYHGEMVAATLFPTGVPLSGIQVFENTRAVDYLQARPEVDPAKIGITGASGGGNQTMYAAAWDERFGSAVPVCSVGNYQAYLGQACCMCEVVPGALRFTEEWGVLGLTAPRGLMVVNATRDAIQFSVGEAKRSLAVTETIYALEGEPGRLKHAVFESPHDYNKEMREAMYGWMKLNLAGEGDGSPLPDPEMTLEDPEAIRCFPGETRPKDWLTLPQFAAREGERVLTALRAKQDKGALQERARIFREKYLAAPEGGPMSVQKEDSGRVTTLTFSPEPGLTLSARITRSEAAEAPTVILLDLQGVKKTQDSEWDKELQKGGFHVVTCDLRATGALAVPRDGVGRAPDHNSAEWSMWIGRPLLGQWVHDVRQLVRAMESVDPGLVRSVSVVGVGPAGIVAISSATAHPAIKTVAACRTMASWIHSEPYERQYLGTIPPGILRDVGNIADLVGLAEGKKVILGDLADGNGRVIPAGLEPFRDVAVGIRKGLGEATPPIVLVLTGGVPTRLVPSVVEQLR, encoded by the coding sequence ATGCTGCGGCGAGTTGTGCTGGTTGTGGGTTTCGTGATCGCTGGCGTCTTGTCCGGAGACGCGCAAGAGACGCCGCATCCGTTCCTGGCGTTCATCCGGGAGCAGGCGCGGGCTCTGCGGCAAGAGGAGCCGCGGCCGAAGACTTTGGAGGAGTGGCGGACGGCCAACAAGGTGCTGAGGGATCATCTTTCTGGTGCTTGGGGCGGGTTTCCGTTCGAGCGGGGGAAGGTCCAGGTTCAGACCCTGGGAACGATCGATCGCGAGGGGTATCGGCTGGAGCGGCTGCTTCTGGAGACGATGCCGGGGGTGTGGATGACGGCGCATGCTTATGTGCCGAAGCGCGAGGGACGTCTCCCGGCGATCCTGCAGGTGCATGGGCACTGGGCGGGGGCGAAGCAGGACCCACATGTTCAGGCGCGGTGCATCGGGGCTGCGAAGCATGGCTTCTTTGTCCTGGCCGTCGATGCCTTCGGCGCGGGGGAGCGGGGGTTGAAACCGGCTCTCGGGGAGTACCACGGCGAGATGGTGGCGGCGACGCTCTTCCCAACGGGAGTTCCCCTCTCCGGGATTCAGGTCTTCGAGAACACGCGGGCGGTGGACTATCTCCAGGCGCGGCCCGAGGTCGATCCGGCCAAGATCGGCATCACCGGGGCGAGCGGTGGCGGCAACCAGACGATGTATGCCGCCGCGTGGGATGAACGGTTCGGATCGGCGGTGCCGGTCTGTTCGGTCGGGAACTATCAGGCGTACCTTGGGCAGGCGTGCTGCATGTGCGAGGTGGTGCCGGGGGCGCTGCGGTTCACGGAGGAATGGGGGGTGCTGGGGCTCACGGCGCCGCGGGGGCTGATGGTCGTGAACGCGACGCGCGATGCGATCCAGTTCTCGGTCGGGGAGGCGAAGAGGTCGCTCGCCGTGACCGAGACGATCTATGCCCTCGAAGGGGAGCCGGGGCGGTTGAAGCACGCGGTCTTTGAATCGCCGCACGACTACAACAAAGAGATGCGGGAGGCGATGTATGGCTGGATGAAGCTCAACCTCGCGGGCGAAGGGGATGGCTCGCCGCTTCCCGATCCGGAGATGACGCTCGAGGATCCGGAGGCGATCCGGTGCTTTCCCGGGGAGACGCGGCCGAAGGACTGGTTGACGCTGCCGCAGTTCGCCGCGCGGGAGGGGGAGCGGGTGCTCACGGCGCTTCGCGCAAAGCAGGACAAGGGGGCGCTGCAGGAGCGGGCGCGGATCTTCCGCGAGAAGTATCTGGCCGCTCCCGAGGGAGGGCCGATGAGCGTCCAGAAAGAGGACTCCGGGCGCGTGACGACGCTGACGTTTTCACCGGAGCCGGGGCTGACGCTTTCGGCCCGCATCACCCGGAGCGAGGCGGCCGAGGCTCCGACTGTGATCCTGCTGGACCTACAGGGAGTCAAGAAGACGCAGGACTCTGAGTGGGACAAGGAGCTTCAGAAGGGCGGATTCCATGTGGTGACGTGCGATCTGCGGGCGACGGGGGCATTGGCGGTGCCGCGGGACGGTGTGGGGCGGGCGCCGGATCACAATTCGGCGGAGTGGTCCATGTGGATCGGGCGGCCGCTGCTGGGGCAATGGGTTCATGATGTCCGGCAGCTGGTGCGGGCGATGGAGTCGGTCGATCCGGGATTGGTCCGGTCCGTGAGCGTCGTGGGGGTTGGCCCGGCAGGGATCGTGGCGATCTCGTCGGCGACGGCGCATCCCGCGATCAAGACGGTAGCCGCCTGCCGGACGATGGCCTCGTGGATTCACTCGGAGCCTTATGAGCGGCAGTACCTCGGGACGATCCCGCCGGGGATCCTCCGGGACGTGGGAAACATTGCGGACCTGGTCGGACTGGCGGAAGGGAAAAAGGTGATCCTCGGCGACCTGGCAGATGGGAACGGGCGAGTGATTCCGGCGGGGTTGGAGCCGTTCCGGGACGTGGCGGTCGGGATTCGCAAGGGGCTTGGCGAAGCGACGCCCCCGATCGTTCTGGTGCTGACCGGAGGGGTGCCGACACGGCTGGTGCCGAGTGTGGTCGAGCAGTTGCGCTGA
- a CDS encoding AAA family ATPase encodes MSDVTSESIAKLNQSYLAIREQMSQVIVGQTEVIDQLLIALFSRGHCLLEGVPGLAKTLMISTLARCLSLSFSRIQFTPDLMPADITGTDVLQTNRETGQREFVFIQGPLMHNMVLADEINRTPPKTQAALLEAMQERQVTVGQIRHKLADPFFVLATQNPIEQEGTYQLPEAQQDRFMFKVFVGYPSFHEEKQIALQTTGIQSDNITPILGVEEILELQKIVRQVPVSDHVVNYALALVRQTRIDEAEAPEFVKQWLSWGAGPRAVQFLLLGGKTRALLNGRAHVSTEDIQALAAPVLRHRIVTSFAAESEGITPDKVIARLIAETPAKEGELTSDPRLKKIFAA; translated from the coding sequence ATGTCGGACGTGACCTCGGAGTCGATCGCAAAACTCAACCAGTCCTACCTCGCCATCCGCGAACAGATGAGCCAGGTGATCGTCGGCCAGACCGAGGTCATCGACCAACTCCTCATCGCCCTCTTCAGCCGCGGCCACTGCCTCCTCGAAGGGGTCCCCGGCCTCGCCAAGACCCTCATGATCAGCACCCTCGCCCGGTGCCTCTCCCTCAGCTTCAGCCGCATCCAGTTCACCCCCGACCTGATGCCCGCCGACATCACCGGGACCGACGTCCTCCAGACCAACCGCGAGACCGGTCAGCGCGAGTTCGTCTTCATCCAGGGCCCGCTCATGCACAACATGGTGCTGGCGGACGAGATCAACCGCACCCCGCCCAAAACTCAGGCCGCCCTCCTCGAAGCGATGCAGGAGCGGCAGGTCACCGTCGGCCAGATCCGCCACAAGCTCGCCGACCCGTTCTTCGTCCTCGCCACCCAGAACCCGATCGAACAGGAAGGGACTTACCAGCTGCCTGAAGCGCAGCAGGACCGGTTCATGTTCAAGGTCTTCGTGGGCTACCCCAGCTTCCACGAAGAGAAGCAGATCGCCCTCCAGACGACCGGAATCCAGTCGGACAACATCACGCCGATCCTCGGCGTCGAAGAGATCCTCGAACTCCAGAAGATCGTCCGCCAGGTCCCGGTCTCGGACCATGTCGTGAACTACGCCCTCGCCCTCGTCCGCCAGACCCGGATCGACGAGGCCGAAGCGCCGGAGTTCGTCAAGCAGTGGCTGAGCTGGGGCGCCGGGCCGCGGGCAGTCCAGTTCCTGCTCCTGGGGGGAAAGACGCGAGCTCTCCTCAACGGCCGGGCCCACGTGTCGACCGAGGACATCCAGGCCCTCGCCGCCCCCGTTCTCCGGCACCGCATCGTCACGAGCTTCGCCGCCGAGAGCGAAGGGATCACGCCGGACAAGGTCATCGCCCGCCTGATCGCCGAGACCCCGGCCAAAGAAGGCGAACTGACGAGCGACCCGCGGCTCAAGAAAATCTTCGCCGCTTGA